From one bacterium genomic stretch:
- a CDS encoding NADP-dependent malic enzyme has protein sequence MKNLSKEALKLHKKAKGKLEIKPKVPLKTKKDLSLAYTPGVAIPCLEIAKEKNKIYEYTWKGNTVAIVTDGSAVLGLGNIGPHAALPVMEGKAILFKEFGEVDAVPLCLDTQNVEEIIDIVKKISPCFGGINLEDISAPRCFTIEQRLNEELEIPVFHDDQDGTAIVVLAALINALKLVNKKIEDIKIVINGAGAAGIAITKMLYKYGARKIVLCDREGIIYKGRKENMNFVKEEITDYLLESKKGSLKDAMEKTDVFIGVSGPNLVTKEMVKSMNKYSIVFAMSNPVPEIMPDEAKKGGAYIIGTGRSDFPNQINNLLAFPGIFRGTFDAKAKKITEKMKISASLAIANYIPENKLSTDYIIPSALDKNVAKQVAKAVKKSAL, from the coding sequence AACTGCATAAGAAAGCAAAAGGTAAACTTGAAATAAAACCGAAAGTTCCTTTAAAAACAAAAAAAGATTTATCTCTTGCCTATACTCCTGGAGTTGCTATTCCCTGCCTTGAAATAGCAAAAGAAAAAAACAAAATTTATGAATACACATGGAAAGGAAATACTGTTGCTATTGTTACTGATGGAAGTGCAGTTTTAGGTCTTGGAAATATCGGACCTCATGCAGCACTACCTGTTATGGAAGGGAAGGCAATTTTGTTTAAAGAATTCGGTGAAGTTGACGCAGTTCCTTTATGTCTTGATACTCAAAATGTTGAAGAAATAATTGATATAGTGAAAAAAATATCTCCATGTTTTGGTGGAATAAATCTTGAAGATATTTCTGCTCCAAGATGTTTTACCATTGAACAGAGATTAAATGAAGAACTTGAAATTCCAGTTTTTCATGATGACCAGGATGGAACAGCAATAGTTGTTCTTGCTGCTTTAATAAATGCTTTAAAACTTGTGAATAAAAAAATAGAAGATATAAAAATTGTAATAAATGGAGCAGGAGCAGCAGGTATAGCAATAACAAAAATGTTATATAAATACGGTGCAAGAAAAATTGTTTTATGTGATAGAGAGGGAATAATTTATAAAGGAAGAAAAGAAAATATGAACTTTGTAAAAGAAGAAATAACAGATTATCTACTTGAAAGCAAAAAAGGCAGTTTAAAGGATGCAATGGAAAAAACAGATGTTTTTATAGGAGTTTCAGGTCCAAATCTTGTCACAAAAGAAATGGTTAAAAGTATGAATAAATATTCTATTGTTTTTGCAATGAGCAATCCAGTCCCTGAAATAATGCCAGATGAAGCAAAAAAAGGTGGTGCATACATAATCGGAACAGGAAGAAGTGATTTCCCAAATCAGATAAACAATTTACTTGCTTTTCCGGGCATTTTCAGAGGTACTTTTGATGCAAAGGCAAAAAAAATAACAGAAAAAATGAAAATATCAGCAAGTTTAGCAATAGCAAATTATATTCCTGAAAACAAACTTTCTACTGATTATATAATTCCTTCTGCTCTTGATAAAAATGTTGCAAAGCAGGTTGCAAAAGCAGTAAAAAAG